In a single window of the Helicobacter felis ATCC 49179 genome:
- the zapB gene encoding cell division protein ZapB, with protein sequence MGQDILDQIHEKIDDLLVKIALLEEENKELQLKNATLATQHEEKDRQINTLYEEIASKDKRLQELYDKVLKAFET encoded by the coding sequence ATGGGGCAGGATATTCTAGATCAAATCCACGAAAAAATAGATGATTTGCTAGTCAAGATCGCTCTTTTAGAAGAGGAAAATAAGGAATTACAGCTTAAAAATGCGACTTTAGCTACTCAGCATGAGGAAAAAGATCGCCAAATTAATACCCTTTATGAGGAGATCGCAAGCAAGGATAAGCGATTGCAAGAACTCTATGATAAGGTTTTGAAAGCGTTTGAAACATGA
- the ureA gene encoding urease subunit alpha has product MKLTPKEQEKFLLYYAGEVARKRKAEGLKLNQPEAIAYISAHIMDEARRGKKTVAQLMEECMHFLKKDEVMPGVGNMVPDLGVEATFPDGTKLVTVNWPIEPDEHFKAGEVKFGCDKDIELNAGKEVTELEVTNEGPKSLHVGSHFHFFEANKALKFDREKAYGKRLDIPSGNTLRIGAGQTRKVQLIPLGGSKKVIGMNGLVNNIADERHKHKALDKAKSHGFIK; this is encoded by the coding sequence GTGAAACTCACACCCAAAGAGCAAGAAAAGTTCTTGTTATATTATGCGGGCGAAGTGGCTAGAAAGCGCAAAGCAGAGGGCTTAAAGCTCAACCAACCCGAAGCCATTGCTTACATTAGTGCCCATATTATGGACGAAGCGCGCCGTGGAAAAAAAACCGTTGCCCAGCTTATGGAAGAGTGCATGCACTTTTTGAAAAAAGATGAAGTAATGCCCGGGGTGGGTAATATGGTTCCCGATCTAGGTGTAGAAGCCACCTTTCCTGATGGTACGAAACTTGTAACTGTGAATTGGCCCATCGAACCAGATGAGCACTTCAAAGCGGGCGAAGTGAAATTTGGTTGCGATAAAGACATCGAGCTCAATGCAGGCAAAGAAGTAACCGAACTTGAGGTTACTAATGAAGGGCCTAAATCCTTGCATGTGGGTAGCCATTTCCACTTCTTTGAAGCTAACAAGGCACTAAAATTCGATCGTGAAAAAGCCTATGGCAAACGCCTAGATATTCCCTCTGGCAACACGCTACGCATTGGGGCAGGACAAACCCGCAAAGTGCAGTTGATTCCTCTTGGTGGCAGTAAAAAAGTGATTGGCATGAACGGGCTTGTGAATAACATCGCGGATGAACGCCATAAACATAAAGCGCTTGACAAGGCGAAATCTCACGGATTTATCAAGTAA
- a CDS encoding histidine triad nucleotide-binding protein, with protein MAEKNVFEKIIAGELPCKKVLENSDFLAFEDINPKAPVHVLVIPKVGVKDFNAITPELSSNINAFILEVVKVLGLDQKGYRLITNIGGDGGQEVPHLHFHILGGAKLTWPKLH; from the coding sequence ATGGCAGAAAAGAATGTTTTTGAGAAAATTATCGCTGGAGAGTTGCCTTGCAAGAAAGTTTTAGAAAATTCGGATTTTTTGGCTTTTGAGGACATTAACCCCAAAGCTCCCGTGCATGTGCTCGTGATCCCCAAAGTGGGAGTCAAAGACTTTAACGCCATCACCCCCGAACTTTCTTCAAATATTAACGCCTTTATTTTAGAAGTCGTAAAAGTTTTGGGACTTGATCAAAAGGGCTACCGCCTCATTACTAATATTGGTGGTGATGGCGGGCAAGAAGTGCCTCATTTGCACTTTCATATTTTGGGGGGAGCTAAACTCACATGGCCCAAACTCCACTAG
- a CDS encoding HpaA family protein, protein MYKRLALCAFLGFSSLTYAATAPAGKYVYDLHEKAQPKNHYTLALAPLSIDFSKNVPTDLRDKFVKSLQAQITSMLKARGCSVVVAPLDKLSPEQQESVFALVDVSAFIDILEDTDMTLSKNKKSIEENITDISTGFMRLKLIEPKSKSAFHMSSMELPSYKVRTHVRVSQQRTSSGGFMPISHVTPVHGAKFEKNIDEVLSKIYAKSMQKIAQDLHTQNFKSYERLVKNFKKSEQAEQK, encoded by the coding sequence ATGTATAAAAGGCTCGCCCTATGTGCATTTTTGGGTTTTTCTAGTTTGACTTATGCTGCCACCGCGCCTGCAGGCAAATATGTCTACGATCTGCACGAAAAGGCACAACCTAAAAATCACTACACTCTAGCCTTAGCCCCTTTGAGTATTGATTTTAGCAAAAATGTGCCTACAGATTTGCGTGATAAATTTGTAAAATCTTTGCAGGCCCAAATTACGAGCATGCTCAAAGCTCGGGGCTGTTCGGTGGTGGTCGCCCCTTTAGACAAACTCAGCCCTGAACAACAAGAGAGCGTTTTTGCTCTTGTAGATGTGAGCGCTTTTATTGATATTTTGGAAGATACAGACATGACGCTTTCTAAAAATAAAAAGAGTATTGAAGAAAACATTACCGACATTTCAACTGGGTTTATGCGCCTTAAACTCATCGAACCTAAGAGCAAAAGTGCTTTTCACATGTCCAGTATGGAATTGCCTAGCTATAAAGTTAGAACCCATGTGCGCGTGAGCCAACAACGCACTAGCTCAGGAGGTTTCATGCCCATCAGCCATGTAACCCCTGTGCACGGCGCAAAATTTGAGAAAAACATTGATGAAGTGCTTTCAAAAATTTATGCCAAGAGTATGCAAAAAATCGCTCAAGACTTACACACGCAAAATTTCAAGTCCTATGAGCGGCTGGTAAAAAACTTCAAAAAATCCGAGCAAGCTGAACAAAAGTAA
- a CDS encoding aminotransferase class V-fold PLP-dependent enzyme has translation MAQTPLETRQTQHFLDRAFAPLLKKQPKIQQLACVRESLILKEGVRYFDWTASGLASTLIEKRVQKLLPFYANAHSEFSKHAALMQCVYTESKKRIRQSLGLSEDFIILTSGFGASHAIKRFQEILGIYIPPKTRQILGKFEGLSLPKVIIGPYEHHSNEISWREGLCEVVRLELDSQGLFSLEKLEEALQEAQKHPRKSKTLVSVGVASNVTGMIVPYQEISKLCARYRAHLAFDAAAFSPHDNLVGADFDALFLSAHKLLGGVGACGILALKKYLIDTTLPPSFSGGGVVTYVSRSTQEYTEALDAREEVGTYGLIQLYRAALALQLRNEVGTSFIRRRESMLSKVFMHALGQIPAVQIYGNPHALRLGNVAFNASGVSCYALARLLSCQFGIETRAGCSCAGPYGHDLLGMEDSSSCVLQERGVKPGWLRVSLHYSHTLEDVDFLIDRIAKAIQILRGG, from the coding sequence ATGGCCCAAACTCCACTAGAAACTAGACAGACTCAACACTTTTTAGACAGGGCCTTCGCACCCCTGCTCAAAAAACAACCCAAAATCCAACAGCTTGCTTGTGTGCGTGAAAGTCTTATCTTAAAAGAGGGTGTGCGCTACTTTGATTGGACAGCTTCAGGATTGGCCAGCACTTTGATTGAAAAACGCGTGCAGAAACTCCTACCCTTTTATGCAAACGCGCACTCAGAGTTTTCAAAACACGCTGCCCTGATGCAGTGTGTGTATACAGAGAGCAAGAAGCGTATCAGACAAAGTTTAGGCTTGAGCGAGGATTTTATCATTTTAACTTCCGGGTTTGGGGCCAGCCATGCCATCAAACGCTTTCAAGAAATTCTAGGGATTTATATCCCCCCTAAAACCCGTCAAATTTTAGGTAAATTTGAGGGTCTCTCCCTGCCAAAAGTTATTATTGGTCCTTACGAGCACCACTCTAATGAAATCTCTTGGCGTGAGGGGTTGTGTGAGGTGGTGCGTTTGGAGTTGGATTCTCAAGGGCTTTTTTCTTTGGAAAAACTAGAAGAGGCTTTACAAGAGGCGCAAAAACATCCACGCAAATCTAAAACTCTTGTTTCTGTGGGTGTGGCTTCTAATGTTACGGGTATGATTGTGCCTTATCAAGAGATTTCCAAGCTTTGTGCACGCTATCGAGCGCATTTGGCCTTTGATGCAGCAGCTTTTAGTCCGCATGATAACTTGGTAGGCGCAGATTTTGACGCGCTCTTTCTTTCAGCACACAAACTCTTAGGAGGTGTTGGGGCGTGTGGGATTTTGGCCCTCAAAAAGTATTTGATTGACACAACTCTACCCCCTAGCTTCAGTGGAGGAGGTGTGGTTACCTATGTGAGTCGTAGCACACAGGAGTACACAGAGGCACTAGATGCGCGCGAGGAGGTGGGCACCTATGGACTTATACAGCTCTATCGAGCGGCTTTGGCTTTGCAACTGCGCAATGAAGTGGGCACTTCTTTTATTAGACGGCGTGAGAGTATGCTCTCCAAAGTGTTTATGCATGCTCTAGGGCAGATTCCTGCCGTGCAAATTTATGGCAACCCTCATGCGTTGCGGCTAGGCAATGTAGCTTTTAATGCAAGTGGGGTGTCTTGCTATGCCCTAGCGCGCTTGCTCAGTTGCCAATTTGGTATTGAAACGCGAGCGGGGTGTTCGTGCGCAGGACCTTATGGGCATGATTTGCTTGGTATGGAGGATAGCAGCTCCTGTGTTTTGCAAGAGAGGGGAGTTAAACCGGGTTGGTTGCGTGTGAGTTTACACTATAGCCATACCTTAGAAGATGTGGATTTTTTAATAGATCGAATTGCAAAAGCAATCCAAATATTGCGTGGAGGTTGA
- the traF gene encoding conjugal transfer protein TraF has product MKSARLLGLCACLYGHLGALEFGQMGNTSFAMGGAGVALEDSAWGLYYNPALLDLDARSKLGYSFGASVGSKNIFPLVSASSSAAALSGLDLTDLLKGGQQTTGSNTTSIQTPITFKANEDGKIKDIIALANATSNLFKSNGVFLNSQNGLVLQIHPRVKRRGGIGTFAFGVFASGFIGGSLKIDPQYNQLIANVSIPPTSSNGGTQYKVSATSDSLTLSASSQQNFNDSSLFSPNAKDILALRALVLGSVPLGYAKGFDFRRAGKLSVGIDARYIYTMSYGVSASGNLNTLVNKGDQLIGDLTSFSMNSIVRQSTFGIDLGLAYRIKGVSVGLVGKYLNAPKIRFNDGSSMRIDPQVRLGLGYRWKWLSLAWDLDLTSNQTMMLGRYSRMTGGGIMAHFKWFALKFGAMGNISEKGLHQGIILTGGIRLFKVLDISVQSGLQKTALGGIKIPNYMALRLGGGWEW; this is encoded by the coding sequence ATGAAATCGGCGCGTTTGTTAGGTTTATGCGCTTGCTTATATGGTCATTTGGGAGCGTTGGAATTTGGACAAATGGGGAACACCAGTTTTGCGATGGGCGGAGCGGGGGTTGCCCTAGAAGATTCTGCGTGGGGACTCTACTATAACCCCGCCCTACTCGATTTGGACGCAAGAAGTAAATTGGGCTATAGTTTTGGCGCGTCTGTAGGGTCAAAAAATATTTTTCCATTAGTTTCTGCGTCCTCTTCTGCTGCAGCATTGAGTGGCCTTGATCTTACAGATTTGCTTAAGGGAGGCCAACAAACAACAGGATCAAACACCACCAGCATACAAACGCCAATCACTTTTAAAGCGAACGAGGATGGAAAGATAAAAGATATCATAGCGCTTGCCAATGCGACATCCAACCTTTTTAAAAGCAATGGTGTGTTTTTAAATTCTCAAAATGGGTTAGTTCTACAAATCCATCCTCGTGTTAAACGCAGAGGCGGTATAGGCACTTTTGCCTTTGGTGTGTTTGCTAGCGGTTTTATAGGTGGCAGTCTCAAAATTGATCCGCAATATAACCAACTCATCGCAAATGTATCAATTCCTCCTACTTCATCAAATGGAGGCACTCAATATAAGGTGAGCGCTACGTCTGACAGCCTCACTCTTAGCGCAAGCTCTCAACAAAATTTTAATGACTCCTCCTTGTTTTCACCAAATGCTAAAGATATTCTTGCTCTGCGTGCTTTAGTTTTAGGAAGTGTGCCCCTTGGTTATGCAAAGGGGTTTGATTTTAGAAGAGCAGGCAAACTCTCCGTAGGGATTGATGCGCGCTATATTTACACCATGAGTTATGGCGTTTCAGCAAGCGGTAATCTCAATACCCTCGTAAATAAAGGAGACCAACTTATAGGCGATCTCACCTCGTTTAGCATGAATTCCATTGTGCGCCAAAGCACTTTTGGTATTGATTTAGGACTTGCTTATCGCATCAAGGGCGTGAGTGTGGGGTTAGTTGGCAAGTATCTCAATGCTCCCAAGATTCGCTTTAATGATGGCTCTTCTATGCGCATCGATCCGCAGGTGCGCTTGGGGCTTGGGTATCGTTGGAAGTGGCTAAGTTTGGCTTGGGATTTGGATTTGACTTCTAATCAAACTATGATGCTAGGCAGATATAGCCGCATGACCGGCGGGGGGATTATGGCACATTTTAAATGGTTTGCTCTCAAATTTGGCGCGATGGGCAATATTTCTGAAAAAGGCTTGCATCAGGGGATCATTTTGACAGGTGGGATTCGCCTCTTTAAAGTCCTAGATATTTCTGTCCAATCTGGGCTACAGAAAACTGCATTGGGAGGAATTAAGATCCCCAACTACATGGCCCTGCGCTTAGGCGGGGGCTGGGAGTGGTAA
- a CDS encoding TonB-dependent receptor family protein has protein sequence MRRSLVLLCGGCLVLGAKGIETHRLKKVEATGATLNEEAPKSWRSPEVKNYLGSQTVISHKQLTQQANQSIEEALQNVPGVHIRNATGVGAVPSFSVRGFGGGGSGHSNTGLILINGIPAYVAPYVDIGMPIFPVTFQSVDRISVIKGGESVQYGPNAFGGVINIITKPIPNKWENQISERMTAWGRASNGGFVGPAQGQSLIKTLANNFLYNTYLKSGGMFNNHIGVQVQANYIAGQGFRAKSPTNIQNYLLDALYQINENHKITAYYQYYKFFLTDPGSLGVQAYEQNRFQNNRPNNDKSGKAMRWGAVYQTFFGDTSKVGGDFTLSYYGHDISRDFQFDSNFLNVNTNPSLGEVYTNQNYNGFNIGDHPRRYLINAIEPNTNIVWQTKHIKHTFKIGMRYMSSNMWFRFLENKCTLLSNGTCDMSGFTYVKKPSQNLEMFNNYVVFYMSHKWEFFQGKLVLTPGFRYTFLDYKKVLPQNVNPANGQFSTSQTIKKTDNQWSPALNLGYKPLDGWVMYFNYRRSFIPPQAKSVSIFSTNYNQIFNEFEVGSRYSYKNLLSFNANYFVILANHYYSGGYGSNALDINAKSQGVELELYYAPIRGLQFHVAYTYVDARITNNAQDNANYFQGIVNHPFNLKGKRLPYVSPNQFIFDMSYTYKKTTFGLSSYFYSRAYSSVLNQATPKTACFKFVGYSVDGATYGCNSVGLLPWYWVWNVQLSQVFWQSGRHQITGSLQVNNIFDMKYYFRGIGTSPTGREPGPGRSVTVYLNYNF, from the coding sequence ATGCGTAGGTCTTTGGTATTGCTATGTGGGGGTTGTTTGGTGCTGGGCGCAAAGGGTATTGAAACCCATCGCCTCAAAAAAGTAGAAGCCACAGGAGCCACACTCAATGAAGAAGCTCCCAAAAGCTGGCGCAGCCCGGAGGTGAAAAACTATCTGGGTAGCCAAACCGTCATCTCGCACAAACAACTCACCCAACAAGCTAATCAAAGCATCGAAGAAGCCCTGCAAAATGTGCCCGGGGTGCATATCCGCAACGCTACCGGTGTAGGTGCTGTGCCTAGTTTCTCTGTAAGAGGCTTTGGAGGCGGGGGTTCAGGGCATAGCAATACGGGATTGATCTTAATCAATGGGATTCCAGCATATGTCGCGCCCTATGTGGATATTGGCATGCCCATTTTCCCGGTAACTTTCCAATCGGTCGATCGTATCAGCGTGATCAAGGGTGGGGAGAGTGTGCAGTATGGACCTAATGCCTTTGGAGGCGTGATCAACATCATCACTAAGCCTATTCCTAATAAGTGGGAAAACCAAATTTCTGAGCGCATGACCGCGTGGGGGCGCGCGAGCAATGGGGGGTTTGTCGGACCGGCTCAAGGACAATCCTTGATCAAAACTCTAGCCAATAACTTTTTATACAACACCTATTTAAAAAGCGGAGGGATGTTTAATAACCACATTGGCGTGCAGGTGCAGGCTAACTACATTGCTGGGCAGGGTTTCCGTGCCAAGAGTCCCACCAATATCCAAAACTACCTTTTAGACGCGCTCTATCAAATTAACGAAAACCACAAGATCACGGCTTATTATCAGTATTACAAGTTTTTCTTGACCGATCCGGGATCTCTAGGTGTGCAGGCTTACGAGCAAAATCGTTTTCAAAACAACCGCCCCAATAATGACAAAAGCGGTAAAGCGATGCGCTGGGGAGCGGTGTATCAAACTTTCTTTGGCGACACCTCTAAAGTAGGTGGGGATTTCACCCTTAGCTACTATGGGCATGACATCAGTCGGGATTTCCAATTCGACTCGAACTTTCTCAATGTCAATACAAACCCTAGTTTAGGAGAGGTCTATACCAACCAAAATTACAATGGTTTTAATATTGGCGATCACCCCCGCCGTTATCTTATCAACGCTATCGAGCCTAACACCAATATAGTTTGGCAGACCAAGCATATTAAACACACTTTTAAAATTGGTATGCGCTATATGTCTAGCAATATGTGGTTTCGGTTTTTAGAAAACAAATGCACTTTGCTTAGTAATGGCACATGCGACATGTCTGGTTTCACTTATGTCAAAAAGCCAAGTCAAAATTTAGAGATGTTTAACAATTATGTTGTGTTTTATATGAGTCATAAATGGGAATTTTTTCAAGGCAAATTGGTGCTAACCCCCGGGTTTCGCTACACTTTCCTAGATTACAAAAAAGTATTGCCCCAAAATGTCAACCCTGCCAATGGACAATTTAGCACCTCTCAGACCATTAAAAAGACAGACAACCAATGGAGTCCAGCACTCAATTTGGGGTATAAACCCTTGGATGGCTGGGTGATGTATTTCAACTACCGCCGTAGCTTCATCCCACCTCAAGCAAAATCAGTGAGCATTTTTTCCACTAACTACAACCAAATCTTTAACGAGTTTGAAGTAGGATCGCGCTACTCCTATAAAAATCTCTTGAGTTTTAACGCGAACTACTTTGTGATTCTTGCCAACCACTATTATAGTGGCGGGTATGGAAGCAATGCTTTAGACATTAATGCCAAGAGTCAGGGCGTGGAATTGGAGCTTTACTACGCCCCCATCAGGGGTTTGCAATTCCATGTGGCTTATACTTATGTCGATGCGCGCATCACCAACAACGCGCAGGATAATGCGAACTATTTTCAAGGCATTGTCAATCATCCCTTTAATCTTAAAGGCAAGCGACTCCCCTATGTCAGTCCTAATCAATTCATCTTTGACATGAGCTATACTTATAAGAAAACCACTTTTGGGCTTTCTAGCTATTTTTATAGCCGCGCTTATTCCTCTGTGCTTAACCAAGCCACCCCTAAAACCGCCTGCTTTAAATTTGTGGGCTATAGTGTTGATGGGGCGACTTATGGTTGTAATAGTGTGGGACTCTTGCCTTGGTATTGGGTGTGGAATGTGCAACTCAGCCAAGTGTTTTGGCAAAGCGGGCGGCATCAAATTACGGGCAGTTTGCAGGTGAATAATATCTTTGATATGAAATACTATTTTCGAGGGATTGGCACCAGCCCCACAGGCAGGGAGCCCGGACCGGGGCGTTCGGTTACAGTGTATTTAAACTACAATTTCTAG
- a CDS encoding DUF3972 domain-containing protein codes for MEEVVQEVTWMELEEFLEVSKLPKERVLTLIQDQSILSKHDEEHIWVDLHSATQVLAKRMVGKNVVPKTGYPAVLENMGTNALDPIFVEKTINTILSLHDKVIGAKDEAIYAFKNENVFLKDAVISMQEVYDEDKRTIEVLQDELTKLREEIEFMKRKYRLMWGKVTDMGNVK; via the coding sequence ATGGAAGAAGTGGTACAAGAAGTAACATGGATGGAATTAGAAGAGTTTTTGGAAGTTTCCAAGTTGCCCAAAGAAAGGGTTTTGACTCTCATTCAAGATCAAAGCATTTTGAGCAAACACGATGAAGAGCATATTTGGGTTGATTTGCACAGCGCAACTCAAGTCCTAGCTAAACGCATGGTGGGTAAAAATGTTGTGCCTAAAACGGGCTATCCAGCTGTGTTAGAAAACATGGGAACCAATGCGCTCGATCCCATCTTTGTAGAAAAAACGATCAACACTATTTTAAGTCTGCATGACAAAGTGATAGGGGCTAAAGATGAGGCGATTTACGCTTTCAAAAATGAGAATGTCTTTTTAAAAGATGCAGTGATCTCGATGCAAGAGGTTTATGATGAGGACAAGCGCACCATCGAAGTTTTGCAAGATGAGCTCACCAAGTTGCGCGAGGAGATCGAATTTATGAAGCGCAAATACCGCCTGATGTGGGGTAAAGTTACAGATATGGGCAATGTCAAATAG
- the ureB gene encoding urease subunit beta, producing the protein MKMKKQEYVNTYGPTKGDKVRLGDTDLWAEVEHDYTTYGEELKFGAGKTIREGMGQSNSPDENTLDLVITNAMIIDYTGIYKADIGIKNGKIHGIGKAGNKDMQDGVSPHMVVGVGTEALAGEGMIITAGGIDSHTHFLSPQQFPTALANGVTTMFGGGTGPVDGTNATTITPGKWNLHRMLRAAEEYSMNVGFLGKGNSSSKKQLVEQVEAGAIGFKLHEDWGTTPSAIDHCLSVADEYDVQVCIHTDTVNEAGYVDDTLNAMNGRAIHAYHIEGAGGGHSPDVITMAGELNILPSSTTPTIPYTINTVAEHLDMLMTCHHLDKRIREDLQFSQSRIRPGSIAAEDVLHDMGVIAMTSSDSQAMGRAGEVIPRTWQTADKNKKEFGKLPEDGKDNDNFRIKRYISKYTINPALTHGVSEYIGSVEEGKIADLVVWNPAFFGVKPKIVIKGGMVVFSEMGDSNASVPTPQPVYYREMFGHHGKAKFDTSITFVSKVAYENGVKEKLGLERQVLPVKNCRNITKKDFKFNDKTAKITVDPKTFEVFVDGKLCTSKPTSQVPLAQRYTFF; encoded by the coding sequence ATGAAAATGAAAAAACAAGAATATGTAAATACCTACGGACCCACCAAAGGCGATAAAGTGCGCTTAGGAGATACCGATCTTTGGGCAGAAGTAGAACATGACTATACCACCTATGGCGAAGAACTTAAATTTGGCGCGGGTAAAACTATCCGTGAGGGTATGGGTCAGAGCAATAGCCCTGATGAAAACACCCTAGATTTAGTCATCACTAACGCGATGATTATCGACTACACCGGGATTTACAAAGCCGACATTGGGATTAAAAACGGCAAAATCCATGGCATTGGCAAGGCAGGAAACAAGGACATGCAAGATGGCGTAAGCCCTCATATGGTCGTGGGTGTGGGCACAGAAGCACTAGCAGGGGAAGGTATGATTATTACCGCTGGGGGAATCGATTCACACACCCACTTCCTTTCTCCACAACAATTCCCTACCGCTCTAGCCAATGGCGTTACAACCATGTTTGGAGGCGGCACAGGTCCTGTAGATGGCACGAATGCGACTACTATCACTCCGGGCAAATGGAACTTGCACCGCATGTTGCGCGCAGCAGAAGAGTATTCTATGAATGTGGGCTTTTTGGGCAAAGGCAATAGCTCTAGCAAAAAACAACTTGTAGAACAAGTAGAAGCGGGCGCGATTGGTTTTAAATTGCATGAAGACTGGGGCACAACACCAAGTGCGATCGATCACTGCTTGAGCGTGGCAGATGAATACGATGTGCAAGTTTGTATCCACACCGATACAGTCAATGAGGCAGGTTATGTAGATGACACCCTAAATGCAATGAACGGGCGCGCCATCCATGCCTACCACATTGAGGGAGCGGGTGGAGGACACTCACCTGATGTTATCACCATGGCAGGCGAGCTCAATATTCTACCCTCCTCCACCACCCCCACTATTCCCTATACCATTAATACGGTTGCAGAACACTTAGACATGCTCATGACATGCCACCACCTAGACAAACGCATCCGCGAGGATTTACAATTTTCTCAAAGCCGTATCCGCCCCGGCTCTATCGCGGCTGAAGATGTGCTCCATGATATGGGTGTGATCGCGATGACAAGCTCGGATTCGCAAGCAATGGGGCGTGCAGGCGAAGTGATTCCTCGAACTTGGCAGACTGCGGATAAGAATAAAAAAGAATTTGGTAAGCTTCCTGAAGATGGCAAAGATAACGATAATTTCCGCATTAAGCGCTACATCTCCAAATACACTATCAACCCCGCTTTGACCCACGGCGTGAGCGAGTATATCGGCTCTGTGGAAGAGGGCAAGATCGCCGACTTGGTGGTGTGGAATCCTGCCTTTTTTGGCGTAAAACCCAAAATCGTGATCAAAGGCGGTATGGTGGTCTTCTCTGAAATGGGCGATTCTAACGCGTCTGTGCCCACTCCCCAACCGGTTTATTACCGCGAAATGTTTGGGCATCACGGCAAGGCGAAATTTGACACCAGCATCACTTTTGTTTCCAAAGTCGCCTATGAAAATGGCGTGAAAGAAAAGCTGGGCTTAGAGCGCCAAGTTCTACCGGTCAAAAACTGCCGTAACATCACCAAGAAAGACTTCAAGTTCAACGACAAAACGGCAAAAATCACCGTCGATCCGAAAACCTTCGAGGTCTTTGTAGATGGCAAACTCTGCACCTCTAAACCCACCTCGCAAGTGCCTCTAGCCCAGCGCTACACTTTCTTCTAG
- the traF gene encoding conjugal transfer protein TraF, with amino-acid sequence MTRPMRLVGLCALIYASGEALEFGQMGGVSPAMGGAGVALEDSAWGLYYNPALLDIDTRKTIKIGISVGARASGHNLPSLVGATARDGVPFSIKNGLYMSTQDGVALQLRMDHKDKKTKVRKGLGAVGIGLFINAFGQAQSLKSSTNAMALKALGLGSLNVGYAKAFDFKKGGTLALGASVGYMYSMSLEASGQRFSKIKTLLSQKNFREKQSHFLLDLGMVYKIVGLSVGVVVKNVNKPTIRYKMGNMTKQAVIGPQARLGLAYRWRWLDLVADIDLTSNKTLAFDGYSRMVGGGIGFNFPFGLGLRFGAMGNIAKQQVLQQGVILTGGLRYTILNLVGIDLSVQSGLKRMGGNKALQGAVQEALYAQLVPATLKFPNYFSLRLGLNVEF; translated from the coding sequence ATGACTCGACCCATGCGCTTGGTAGGGTTGTGTGCCTTGATTTATGCGAGCGGAGAAGCGTTAGAATTTGGGCAAATGGGAGGCGTTAGCCCGGCAATGGGCGGAGCGGGGGTTGCCCTAGAAGATTCTGCATGGGGGCTTTATTATAACCCCGCCTTGTTGGACATAGACACGCGTAAAACGATCAAGATTGGAATTAGTGTTGGGGCACGCGCTAGCGGGCACAATTTGCCCAGTTTGGTTGGAGCTACAGCAAGGGATGGTGTCCCTTTTAGTATTAAAAATGGGCTTTATATGAGCACTCAAGATGGCGTGGCGCTTCAGTTGCGCATGGACCACAAAGACAAGAAAACCAAAGTAAGAAAGGGACTTGGGGCTGTTGGAATAGGCTTGTTTATTAACGCCTTTGGACAGGCCCAATCCCTAAAATCTAGCACCAATGCGATGGCTTTAAAAGCACTAGGTTTAGGAAGTCTTAATGTGGGGTATGCCAAAGCTTTTGATTTTAAGAAGGGTGGCACGCTCGCATTAGGTGCGAGTGTAGGCTACATGTATAGCATGTCCTTAGAGGCCTCAGGGCAACGCTTTAGCAAAATTAAAACCTTATTATCTCAAAAAAACTTCAGGGAAAAACAAAGTCATTTTCTTTTAGACTTGGGCATGGTGTATAAAATTGTGGGTTTGAGCGTGGGAGTGGTGGTTAAAAATGTCAATAAACCTACCATACGCTACAAAATGGGTAACATGACGAAACAAGCAGTGATCGGACCTCAAGCCCGTCTAGGTTTGGCTTATCGTTGGCGTTGGTTGGACCTAGTTGCAGATATAGATCTCACTTCCAATAAAACCCTTGCTTTTGATGGTTATAGTCGTATGGTGGGAGGGGGGATTGGATTCAATTTCCCCTTTGGTTTGGGATTGCGCTTTGGAGCGATGGGCAATATCGCTAAACAACAGGTTTTGCAACAAGGCGTGATCTTGACCGGAGGTTTGCGCTATACAATTTTAAATCTTGTAGGGATTGATCTTTCTGTGCAATCGGGTTTAAAACGCATGGGTGGTAACAAAGCGCTACAAGGCGCTGTTCAAGAAGCCCTATACGCTCAACTTGTCCCTGCCACACTGAAGTTCCCTAATTATTTTTCCCTCAGGCTTGGGTTGAATGTCGAGTTTTGA